The following coding sequences lie in one Thalassoglobus polymorphus genomic window:
- a CDS encoding ThiF family adenylyltransferase → MTATDRFTRQRDLAPRNKLDDLKVTVIGVGAIGRQVAIQLASIGVRQIQLIDFDTVEATNITTQGYFQDDLGRTKIKATAEQIQRIDPDILTSTIQDRYRPHYHVGNAVFCCVDSIGSRAAIWKSVKHRCQFWCDGRMLGETIRVLTATSAFPESQAHYSSTLFPQSEAQTGTCTTQSTIYTANLAAGLMLHQFTRWLRGLQIESEQLINLLAAEMTSTSLKPMKNT, encoded by the coding sequence ATGACCGCGACAGATAGATTCACTCGGCAACGCGATCTTGCGCCACGCAATAAACTCGATGATCTCAAGGTGACCGTGATTGGCGTCGGTGCGATTGGTCGTCAAGTCGCCATCCAACTCGCCTCCATCGGAGTTCGTCAAATCCAACTCATCGACTTCGATACTGTCGAAGCAACGAACATCACGACACAAGGCTACTTTCAGGACGATCTCGGGAGGACAAAAATCAAAGCCACTGCCGAGCAAATTCAGCGCATCGACCCTGACATTCTCACCTCCACAATCCAGGACCGCTATCGTCCACACTATCATGTGGGAAATGCCGTCTTCTGCTGCGTCGACTCGATTGGCAGCCGCGCCGCTATTTGGAAATCAGTCAAACACCGTTGCCAATTCTGGTGCGATGGCAGAATGCTCGGTGAGACGATCCGAGTTCTTACCGCCACGTCAGCATTTCCAGAATCCCAAGCACACTACTCCTCCACCCTGTTCCCCCAATCCGAAGCCCAAACTGGCACCTGCACCACCCAATCCACCATCTACACCGCCAACCTCGCCGCCGGACTGATGCTCCACCAGTTCACCCGCTGGCTGCGAGGTCTTCAGATCGAGTCTGAACAGCTCATCAACTTACTTGCTGCGGAGATGACATCGACTTCTCTCAAACCGATGAAAAATACATAA
- a CDS encoding MPN domain-containing protein yields the protein MTVTAAKTVIVARAITAHDRAMSVTFRCAANAATFARTVIMASVEVVWKSANSANNRPAINALKTDFVRAATTYNRNKTMPNRKTHPMTRRHLRRPRRKRHEKSKRPRLRFSPYAWAKLLFLRDAGPTEVGGFGIASSEDLLFVKDLVLIEQQCTEVTVEFADRAVADYFDDQIDLNRRPEQFARIWIHTHPGDSPRPSSVDVETFERVFGHCDWAVMFIIAQSRKTYAELYWRHGGPASLRMQVDVDYAQPFLSSDHETWADEYHTCVTDRSALLSSAEIEWDDWLIENWESPEMLVDPAEDFDPQATGIDEFQHQSNQEYI from the coding sequence GTGACAGTTACTGCTGCGAAAACTGTCATCGTCGCACGTGCGATTACTGCACACGATCGTGCAATGAGTGTGACGTTTCGTTGTGCTGCGAATGCAGCGACGTTTGCAAGGACTGTGATCATGGCTTCTGTCGAAGTTGTCTGGAAGTCTGCGAACAGTGCGAACAATCGACCTGCGATCAATGCCTTGAAAACGGACTTTGTGAGAGCTGCCACAACCTACAACAGGAACAAGACGATGCCGAACAGAAAGACTCACCCCATGACGCGCCGACACCTCAGGAGACCGCGACGGAAACGTCACGAGAAATCGAAACGTCCCAGGTTGCGGTTCAGCCCGTACGCGTGGGCGAAGCTGTTATTTCTGCGTGACGCTGGTCCCACCGAAGTGGGTGGATTCGGCATTGCTTCGTCAGAAGACCTTTTGTTTGTAAAGGACCTGGTATTAATTGAACAGCAGTGTACGGAGGTGACCGTAGAGTTCGCGGACAGGGCGGTCGCAGACTATTTCGATGACCAGATCGACCTCAATCGTCGTCCTGAACAGTTTGCGCGGATCTGGATTCATACACACCCCGGTGATTCCCCGCGACCGAGCAGTGTTGATGTGGAGACATTTGAGCGAGTGTTCGGTCATTGCGATTGGGCAGTGATGTTCATTATTGCTCAAAGCAGAAAGACATACGCCGAACTCTACTGGCGACACGGTGGACCAGCCTCGCTGCGGATGCAGGTCGATGTCGATTATGCGCAGCCGTTCTTGAGTTCTGATCATGAGACATGGGCGGATGAGTATCACACCTGCGTGACTGACCGTTCAGCTCTCCTTTCTTCAGCTGAAATCGAATGGGACGACTGGCTCATCGAGAACTGGGAAAGCCCAGAGATGCTCGTGGACCCTGCTGAAGACTTCGATCCACAAGCGACTGGCATTGACGAATTCCAACATCAATCCAATCAGGAGTACATATGA